acacaagacccttgtagttgatcaaagaggtcatcgatgcgaggaagaggatatcggttcttaaccgtcaatttatttagttcacgataatcaatgcacattcgtagggatccgtctttctttttaacaaacaaaatcggagcgccccaaggtgaatggctaggttggataaaaccacgatcaagtagttcttggatttgactttgcaattcttgcatttcggatggagcgagtctatatggtgcacgtgctacgggtgcggctcccggaataagatcgatttggaattcaaccggtcgatgaggtggaagacccggcaattcgtcgggaaatacatcggaatagtcactaacaattggcacatcatcgatgggcttctcatcggacttgactttcttaacgtgagcaaggatcgcaaaacaacccttacggagtagttttctaactttaatacacgaaacgaggttgagtccggtgcaactcttatcgccatagacgatcaaaggttcaccattctcgataggaattcggattgcgttaagatcacaaagaatgtgagatttcgttttgactaaccaattcataccgattattacatcaaagcttcctagttccatgggtatcaagtcaatttcaaattccttacccaaaatgtttatcgtacacccccggtaatatgtgtcggcacttaatagtttcccgttagccacttcaatggtataagtggtatctaatggaagaggtggagtgctaaaagaatgagtcaaagtcttggatgcaaagcatttatcggcacctgaatcgaataagcaagagacataagaattgttgagaagaaacgtacccgtgactagttcagtgtcatcccgggcttcctcggtgttgatgttgaaagctcggccgcgcgtattggtgttatctttccttttcgggcatgcatttctataatgacccgtttggccacattcgtagcaagtgcccgtctttggtgcattgggccactttcgagcgacgggagtggcacttttacaatcgttggccttatgaccaattccttggcaccgatggcaaattagcttgccacattcaccaaagtgatgtttgttgcatttgttgcaaagaggtagattcccggcataacccttcttgccgtcggaagtgaaagatttcttggcaaagttgttgttgcttgattggggagcttcccattttcttttgttgccgcccgatttatcctcggccttaggtgccggaactatgatttcgtcaaccgtttcaattagttggtgagccatgttcatagcggcttgatgagtagtgggtttggatgacatcaccccttgtttgatgctttttggaagaccgagcatgtagagctcaatcctttgagattcggggttaacaagattaggacacatcaaggatagttcggcgaagcgttgattataagctttaagatcgtttccgaccgctttcaaagctcttagttcttcctcaagctttcgggtttcttcgcgcggaaaatattcaacaatcatcttttcctttagatcggcccaagagagggcatgagcttcatcggtacccaccgattgaacataggtgttccaccatgttagagcaattccggagaaagtgtgagtggagtatttgaccttgtcttggtcccggcaaccgcttatgctaaagacggcctcggtttgttcaaaccaacgagtaagcacaaccggtcccccggttccatcataagtgtggggtttgcaccccatgaaagctttgtaggagcacccttcgctagagttaccggctccttggttgttgtttttgttgttgtggttgttattattattgttgttggatgagtgaccggccatggccgcatctacggcggtggctatcatccgttcgagagcttgttcgggagtttcattgcggcgtacacgacgaggagccattgttccttcaagacacaagaatatcattgattagtattctcaataatactaaccgtgatatagaataaagataaagagaagtttttcctcgactcgccttaaattctttatgtcataatgtcggaacgttcatatgagtcaccgtaatataatcccggaaattatattaccctgattcatatgtgcattcgacatcatttcatatagtcaaggtggcgcgtcaatcaaattaaacaacgtgagattaagatgaactaagagtagatatgagttgaagcgttcgagtataaatgcacaagtagtcaagtaattcctacttcaagtctatatgccggttgtagtctagactcaccaatgtaccctatgactcggggttgacactaatgaactctaaatccctacaaccaacgttctgataccatctgtagcgacccgaccaaatcatcattgacggcgccgtctacttaggtcccgttacgtggtcataagtctttaaaacaacgtttgaccaaaagatatgtcgcattcatttcaaatgtaaaggttgttcaagtttacaagaatagttccaccacaagttacgatacaaagttttaagtacaaatgaaacttatgcgacacaatttaaaagtatccaaaagacactccatgtatgcatatatactcgacatccaatgcaagtatcaaaataatgagcggaagcatgtatcatgtatcgttcaaggacctgagaaaaacatagaaatctgtcaacgaaaacgttggtgaaatcataggtttaagtaagtaagtacaagtgaaccacaagatttgcatcaaagaaataatagtaatacattccaaaagtttgtttcacgagcacccaattatcaaagcttaacattccatccattgtataccccatccatagtgctagaacaaacactgattctcgaaaatatatttcatccgtagacggtagcgaaccgtcaaagatgagggttgtcaacccatatggccatataacataagttctcgcttacacccggcaagtgtaactaatgataatcgaattgaggatttttgttctaaactcgtatgtagaatgtttgttttcccgttcttgtgttcacttagttcaaaagaatcgtttatgttttctcatcccaaatataagttcaaaaagagtaaaagtgggactatgatctcacctttgattgcaagagtgaaatagtacttcaacaagtaaacgtgcaaagaacaatgctagtctcgacctaaacaattaggttgtatcaataacgatagtcacgaagggtcaaagatgttcaattagtcctatggctcaatacgactcgattaatatagcatgtgaagcaaattgtcaagtttcatgcaagatacaagtataaaagcatgttaggaagattgcataattaattggttaagtttgacaaaaagtcaaacttggtcgggtcaaagtcaacgaaaaagtcaacatgttcgggtcgggtcccggacaaattttccatgctaattattcatatacaagtatattaaaacaagtttcatgtgaatcggaggtcggtagctagtcaaacatttcacgttaaaagggacatggaggtcagaatctgtccaggccatttggcgcgtcgcgcggggtatggtgcgcgccgcgcgacctgtagttcagctatttttctgtctttcaaactatgcacgagccaaaaccaattctaacacaattcttgacccgcaaacacttataacgcctatcatacatcgttggaaaggtattttgacgaggaatgcaactaaacacatatcatcaatcaaacttccacttataacaaccaaaaaccgcaattaaacattcataatcaaagttcaagttccaaaaacgcattttatgattcgggcaaccaaattacatgtatgttatgccgtttcgaaggtaatcaaacacacattgcaacaaaacacttaacaacaatatctcatagcatttgacgcatcaaaagttcatgtaaagctcatcaaaccctaatccaagttctcaaaatcattaatcatgttcttggagtttccttaatcaacctatacatcaaaacgaagctaatgatactagtaacacttttaaaacatgcactttaacaatctaacaacatttgatcatccaaaatcaaggatttagcaagtaattttcatattgaactagttacgccaaaaacaacgaatcgagcatacaaattacatacacgacatcacaatgagccatagacactaattaacaactttataactcaaaaatctcaagaacacataaaattagtgattttagaaagttacccaaataagatgaagttggtatcaaattgaagaggatgaagagaggattccaaatatgtagtttattttgttgtaagcctcctagatcgaatttagatgatgattgaatgaatttggaaattgggtgtgttcttgctagagagaaagagagagagtgagagatggttgaatggtggtgattggggtagactaggtgacctagtcaactagtttgccccgtgtcaattttagtccctcgagtttgtagtcgggtgcggaaaatacctaaacggaatattttaaaacgcgtattaacgggagatgttataaacatataacggagtttaaattagtataacggaaaagaaaacggaaaaaaggtgggatgttacatataAATACTTTGAGGATATAAAATGTAAATTAAGGGGTAAATCCATAAATTCATTATTTAattaacaaaagaaaaaaaaaaaacaaacaccacTAATATTTTTAACGATCTTTCTCTTCGTGGCGAGTTACGCATCACTGCCACCGCCAtcttactcgaaataattttaggaacataaGCAACTAACTACGCTCGAAGCGAACGTTTTTTAATGGTAAATATGTATGATtattttttatacatatatatacatacacacatataacTGACAAACCAAACAGCTTATATCAATATATGCCTATAGCAAGTGGTCAGTTCATGAATCTGTAAGCGAAAAGACCTTAGTCTTGATCTCAAGTTTTCGCTCAACATTAATTTCATAAAAGAAGTTAAAAACGCGCAACCCATTAAATATATTAGGTACCAACCAACGTATATCAAAATACACCGCAGCAACGCGCGACctgtttttttctagtttttaacatGAGGCTCAAACTAGGTTAATGAATTAAATGTTAGATATTAAATTGTAGATACAAATAATGGGACATATGATTCTGGTGTTGTTAGAAGTAGGATGACAATGGATCGGGTGATGTTGTATCAATATTTATATCCATTTAGGATGACAATGGATCACGTGATGTTGTATCAATAtttatatccatttagtttttgttcatctatATCCATATTCGTATTCATCCATATTCATTTATTTTCAGTtcattcatccatatccatatccattggaTTAAGCGAGTTAATGGATATTAGGGATGACAACGGCCACCCGATCCACCcatttcgtgatggatatggatgaacctagaTGGATATAGGTACGGATATGGATGtacctaaatggatatgaatatagatatggacatggatgaaaagtttcatctatggatatctatagttaatattaaatctctaaaatgatgatgtcattattaaactAATTCATTTGTAatgaaaaaatcaaaaaaaaaaaaaaaaaaatattctaagcatggcgggtgatgtcattaatccaaataattttgaattaaaattaaatcttattaaattaattattattattaaatcttattaatgattgtttttattattaaaattaaataattttgaattattttaattaattattttgaattgagtacgagaaggtataaaagctaagcacaaggaaaccaattctaaatttatattttaatttacacttttaaaataaaatgacaaccaatattatctcttatgattggatgtggattctttaatatgcattttaggtgtttgatgaaatgttcagctgacgagtttcttagtcggactctgtggttcaacgcgtcattaaactaaataactttagcatttacgttcacttattacctaaaacatatcattaaattgtttcgtttaaacaaactcgtggttccacgggtcatttcactagtatccaTTAAAACCcaaaaatacatatacaaatacacaaAAAATAGATACATGCTTACATATCTAGTATTAAAAATGCATTTACCTTTAGATTTACCGTTTGATTTTAActttataatgaaataactatgatatattacaataaaacacatatatctaacaaaataaacatacaaattacatatttaatttttaataatctACGTTTATTAATAAATTCAACAAACTGTATTCTATCTTCGACAAATATTACACATTCTTGTGGATAAATTTTAATTATGTCATGATATATTTATTTTCACTATATTACATTTTTGTTTTCATCGCATAATAGGAAATATTATAACATTATTTTAACATTCAATGGATATCAATCAATCCGCTTAATCCAGTGGATATGGATatgtaaatggatatggatgaaaaaaaattaaatgtatatggatatggatacaACATTACcttatccatatccgatccattgccatccctaatagATATCAAATGGATATTaagaaaatatattataatatttttctaatatgcgattaaaacAAAAACGTAATAAATCAAAAATAAATATAACGTTACATAATATGAAATCTATCCATAAGAATGTGTAATTTTTGTTGAAGATATACACAATTTGTTAAATTTATTAAGAAGCATAGAGTATGAAAATTAAATATAAAGTTTGTATGATTATTTTGTttgatatacatgttttattgtaatGTCTCATAATTATTTCGTTATAAGGTTGAAAACAAAATTTAAATATGTAATCATATATCAataatttatgtatttgtatatgtatttcggttGTTAAAGTATATATTTATTAATGAAACTTGTCATCCATGTCTGTATCATATTCATTTAGTTTCATTCATATCAATGATGAAACTGGTAGATATCCACTTGATCTAGGCATTGCTATCCCTAGTTAGAAGAATAGTAATAGTTGATCTTGTAGAACTCAACTAACTCAAATACGGAGAATTGCTGGAAATTTGACCCTAATAGAATgagaatatgttgtgaaaacttgAAGTTCACGGTTGATGTGCCATATGTCGTGATTTGATGTTGTCAAGGAGGTTATTCCGAATAGTGTTGAACATATGTTCACTGGTCAACTGAAACCAGGAATAGACCCAACAATATCACTGTTAGAAGTTATATCCTCAACAGTTTGAAATATTTGTGCAAGCTATAACACAGAGGTATTGTCTAGTACAAGCAAAGCAACCTTTAATGAGACAAATTAAAGTACATCAATTTGCGGTAATCGGGTTCATGGAAGCTTGTATTTCTTCTAGTGTTCTACCCTTGGTTTCAGGTACTAATTTTGCGACGAACAAGATGGTTAACCCGCATATGCTTGAGAAGAAGAAAAAAGTTCCTGTAACAACATATAACTATTAACTCTATGTGCAACTTAAATCGCGCGTTAACGGAAaatgtttacgaaaaagcatgagAATAGACCTTGAGTGCTGTAGGTCATCAGGAAGTTAAATGCATACGAAACAACCCAAGACCCAAACCAGTTTACTACGGTCACCAGGCTGCCAGCTGAACCCTTAATATTTATAGGAAAGATCTGAAGCAAAATGCGTACAATGAGAAATTTTTTTCTAGAATCTACAATACTAACAATTTAAACGGTAAACGGATAAGGTTTTCTCTGTACAGGGAATTCAAAGAGGGAGAGTACTTTTATTCAAATGCACGCAGTCTAACCGGGTTATCCCGTGATAGTAGTATTCGGCCCTTTCACTAACCACCCGAGATATGTTATTAGTAAGGTTTGAACTGAAGACTGAGGATATTAGAACCCcaactacatttatatatatttgctCGTATCAATATCGATATCAATATGAAAATGAATATATAACATGTATCAAGCTCAATGAAAGCCAAACCTCAGACATAATGACCCATGGGATTCCTCCCATTCCTAAAGAAAAAGATGCTGTAAATACCTGCTTACAATAGATTTAATGATTACTAATTGACCATAAATTTGAGGTACGAACGATAGTACTAAGGAAAGAGACGCATAACAAACCGTTCATTTGTAAAGACTTATTTATGGAATTCAAGAATGCTTTCTACACATATTTTATATTTAAAGAAAAAATaaaactattttaatataaaaagacATTACCAATACACCAACCAGTGCCAAAATGGGACTTAAACCCTTATTCTCTTGAAGGTCCTGCAGTCACAAATTAAAATATTCAATAACTAGTACGTAAATAAAACTAAAATGGAGgtcatattttaaataaatacaaaaacctgTAGCAAGAATGATGTCCCTGTGAGGAAACAACCTAAGCATGTTCCAGCAGCAGATATCTTTAAGGAAAAAATTAATGATATTTTGGGTTATCAATCAGTACATTTAACCTCATGATGAAGTGCAACAGAAAACTTAATTAAGTTATATTGATGCCAACAATTTCATACTCTTATTGACAGTTTTCTGACATAAACAAACGTCTCGCCCATATTACTATATACAAAATAATAAGTTTATTGAAAGATTGATAAAGTATTTGTTAGAAAAGGATGCAGTCTGTACCATAAGTAGTGGCCGTCTTCCAGATACATCCATCAAAAGTACACCTAATAAGGTAAAAGGAACCTGCAAAACACTATACTATATGCGTAACTGAAAAAACTAAATATAGCCCTAGTAGGGAGCATGATTAACCTGAACAATAACCATTGCTATCGATCCAATGCTACCTGAAAAACCTGAAAATATCAACATGATCTTATCGTCATCTTTCTCAACCAACATCCAAGTTTAAGTACTACTTAAGATGTTAGAAGATATTTAATGATAAGTGGAGGCCTAAAGTTACATTCTTTTGGCCATTTTTCTACATTAAGTTTCCTATTTGCTATTTTGGGGTAAAATTCTTATTTTTCTTCACATCAAATCTTCAGTTAGTCACACAAATACACTATAGAAATGACATGAAAATAGATTTAGTCCATCAAAATGGGTATAGCACATCAAAATGGGTCTGACCCATATACAGCGTAtgtaattatttatgtattttaaTAACTTTTTCTTGGTTTTCAAAGAAAAACAATGATATGAAACAAAAAGTGCTAAATAGTACTGCtacatatagatataaatatataaatttaagtgAAATTCTTACCAGCTGAAATAAAGATGGAATTCGCATAAAAAGCAATAGCATTCACACCTCCAAATTGTTGCAATACCATAAGTCCAACTCCGACCTACAACACgattatataactatataaattgaACCTTTAAAAAAATCACATAGCGTAGGATATAATAACGGACAGAATACTCACAATGAGAGATTTGGCATACTCTGGTTGGAACAAATCAAACACTTTAGCTTCTGATAGCAGATGAAGTTTTTCAGTATAATCCTGTTTCACATGATGTATATCCCATTTTTATCAAAATTCATAACGCATTCTAATCGTTTTGTCAAAAAAGAGAGCTAACTGTCATCAAAAGTGATAACTCGGGTAAAACAAAATATGGACGTTACTCTGATTTCATCGTTTGTCAAAAATAAAAATCAATTGTCATCATAAGAAAATTCGAGTGAAACAAAATAAGAATATTACTCGAATTTCAGCGGCTTCTTCGGTTATTTCTGCATTCGCTCCCCTTAGTCGGTGCAGGGCAGACTCACAGTCTTTCCATTGACCATTTTTTGCCTACATAAAAATATCATCACTCACATTGATAAACATGTTTCCTAAGATTATTTAATTATGCAACTAACATTAAGAGCTTTGTAACCGACTTACCAGCCATCTAGGAGATTCAGGAATGAAAAACAAGCTGATAATCTGTAGAATACACGGAACGGTTCCTGTATGCAGACAGTAACTATCTGTCTAATCAGAATATCTTCAAGAACTGAAGATATTATTGATTTTTTTAACGGAAAACTTATTATACCAGTTAGAGCTAGTGTGTGCCACGGAACGATAACTCCAATTAGCCACATCATAGATACTCCAATACATATCATCAGCTGTAAATTAATGGTATTACTATGAAATTGTAAAGATGGACCACATAAAGgtgattattaacattaacataaaatttattagagttttattattaccTGATTAACAGTGGTGAATGCTCCCCGGAGATTTTGAGGTGTTATTTCTGCTATATATACTGGTACCTGTATCAGTTATTCAACGCTTAGTCCTTACGAAGTCAAAGTATCGAGAAAGTAGTTTTAAAATAATGTTATGAAGAGCATCTTTAAGTACCACATAGGATATAATCCCGATTCCGTATCCTATTAACAGTCTTCCAACATTGAGTAACCATGAAACCTGTTAGGCAAAATTACTAAATTATGAAAGGTATCAGATAAAAGAAAAAAGAAACTCTGGAAGCGCCATCAAACGGTTCATGACATGTCACTTTTGATCAAGGATGTAGAAGATGCGCAATGTATTTGGGACATATTTAAGCCTTTTGACTTATATCAAAATCACTGCTGTAAATGTCGGCCAACGCGTTGGTTTGGGGATTAGCCCGCCCTGAGTCGCCCGATAATGCCTTAAAAGTCGGTCAATGCTAACAGTCGGGTCAAAGTCAAAGTTAGgtcaaaaatttaatattttttaaaattagattttgtgccatatatttatgttttatgtttgatatatatatatatatatatatatatatatatatatatatatatatatatatatatatatatcgttcccGACTTGACCGGCTCGTCCCTCCAAGTTCCCGACTGACTCGTCCTCGACTGACTCGTCCCCGACTTTTTCCATAAAACAAAAACATAAGAGGAAGAAAAATTGCCTTCAAATACAAGATTGCTAACCACCCCACCAAACAGAACATTTCAGAGAGACCCATAGTCTGCATAGCACATCAAATTATATAATCGAGACGAAAATGAAACTTGAATACTGCAAGAAAAATTTACGGAGTATGTATGTAGTAGCGGTAATAACATCATGAGAACTAACTTTTCTCCGTCCAAGTTGATCAGCAATTTTCCCACTCGTAATTGCACCTACCATTGCTCCAATCGTCAATATTGAACCAAAAACCGAGTACTGCAAGTAACATCAAAAAAGAGATTGCAAAACTCCAAAAAAACAAAAATGTTAAAGCTACACAACTTTTTAACtgaaaattaaatataatattctAACATTTAGTACTAATCTCAAATGCAAAGGGATGTTGCAACTTGCAAGTTTGCATTCGTCGGCATGATGTTAGAAAAATTCATCTTAGATCACACCGATTGAATAATAACATATATAACATTTATATAGGAGTATACACAACTTAAATAATATTTACGCAACAATTTTTTGTGCACAGACATGAAATATTATATACCTCTTCCAAAGATAAGTTAAGGTCTTCCATGATTCCAGTTTGAGCTGGAGATGAAAAGCCAACCTGCATAAGTATCCACCACACACCATTGATTATGTACGTACGTACAGTTCAttgaaaaagtatatatatgatatTTTGAAGTTTAAAAGGTACATATATTAAGATCAGTAATAGTAGTATATGCTTAATTTGAATAAAAGCAAATAACATTTGAGAATTCTTGTACACTTGGTTAATTGGTGTTTTTAAATTAAAAAACATATTGCCAACTGCCAAATGCCTCGAAAGACACAAGTATACTCAGAAAATTAATCACATTTTaggaataataatatgatattttgATATACGTTTAACAATGAATTAAAAACACTAGTTCTCATGAATTTTCAAATTAAAGAAGAATATCCAAAATGTATTTTCAATGAATAACATTATGCAGCAATCCTATTTTCGACCACACACACATACAAACAAAACCGTATTATATATGATCAAATATGGAGatgaattatatgtatatatttatatataacttacAGCGGAACCGA
This window of the Rutidosis leptorrhynchoides isolate AG116_Rl617_1_P2 chromosome 7, CSIRO_AGI_Rlap_v1, whole genome shotgun sequence genome carries:
- the LOC139858197 gene encoding sugar transporter ERD6-like 5, whose protein sequence is MGSKMDEENSSERLLLTVGDRSNDSASVVATRVVVLSTLVAVSGSYVFGSAVGFSSPAQTGIMEDLNLSLEEYSVFGSILTIGAMVGAITSGKIADQLGRRKTMGLSEMFCLVGWLAILYLKVSWLLNVGRLLIGYGIGIISYVVPVYIAEITPQNLRGAFTTVNQLMICIGVSMMWLIGVIVPWHTLALTGTVPCILQIISLFFIPESPRWLAKNGQWKDCESALHRLRGANAEITEEAAEIRDYTEKLHLLSEAKVFDLFQPEYAKSLIVGVGLMVLQQFGGVNAIAFYANSIFISAGFSGSIGSIAMVIVQVPFTLLGVLLMDVSGRRPLLMISAAGTCLGCFLTGTSFLLQDLQENKGLSPILALVGVLVFTASFSLGMGGIPWVIMSEIFPINIKGSAGSLVTVVNWFGSWVVSYAFNFLMTYSTQGTFFFFSSICGLTILFVAKLVPETKGRTLEEIQASMNPITAN